The following coding sequences lie in one Hippopotamus amphibius kiboko isolate mHipAmp2 chromosome 17, mHipAmp2.hap2, whole genome shotgun sequence genomic window:
- the CRYBA1 gene encoding beta-crystallin A3: protein METQTVQQELESLPTTKMAQTNPMPGSVGPWKITIYDQENFQGKRMEFTSSCPNVSERSFDNVRSLKVECGAWIGYEHTSFCGQQFVLERGEYPRWDAWSGSNAYHIERLMSFRPICSANHKESKITIFEKENFIGRQWEICDDYPSLQAMGWLNKEVGSMKIQCGAWVCYQYPGYRGYQYILECDHHGGDYKHWREWGSHAQTSQIQSIRRIQQ from the exons ATGGAGACCCAGACTGTGCAGCAGGAGCTGG AATCCCTTCCAACCACCAAGATGGCTCAAACTAACCCCATGCCGGGGTCTGTGGGGCCATGGAAG ATAACCATCTATGACCAGGAGAACTTCCAGGGCAAGAGAATGGAGTTCACCAGCTCCTGCCCAAATGTCTCTGAGCGCAGTTTTGATAATGTCCGGTCTCTCAAGGTGGAATGTGGCGC CTGGATTGGTTACGAGCACACCAGCTTCTGTGGGCAACAGTTTGTCCTGGAGAGAGGAGAGTACCCTCGCTGGGATGCCTGGAGCGGGAGTAATGCCTACCACATTGAGCGCCTCATGTCCTTCCGTCCCATCTGTTCAGCT AATCACAAGGAGTCTAAGATTAccatctttgaaaaagaaaattttattggacGCCAATGGGAAATCTGTGATGACTACCCCTCCTTGCAAGCCATGGGTTGGCTCAACAAAGAAGTTGGTTCCATGAAGATACAATGTGGAGC CTGGGTTTGCTACCAGTATCCTGGATACCGTGGCTATCAGTATATCTTGGAATGTGACCATCATGGAGGAGACTATAAACACTGGAGAGAGTGGGGTTCTCATGCTCAGACTTCCCAGATTCAGTCGATTCGCCGTATCCAACAGTAG
- the NUFIP2 gene encoding FMR1-interacting protein NUFIP2 — MEEKPGQPQSQHHHSHHHPHHHPQQQQQQQPHHHHHYYFYNHSHNHHHHHHHQQPHQYLQHGAEGSPKAQPKPLKHEQKHALQQHQETPKKKTGYGELNGNAGEREISLKNLASDEATNPISRVLNGSQQVVDTNLKQTVKSSTFGKAGIKTRNFIQKNSMDKKNGKSYENKSGENQSVDKTDTVAIPNGVVTNNSGYITNGYMGKGADNDGSGSESGYTTPKKRKARRNSAKGCENLNLVQDKIMQQETNVPTLKQGLETFKPDYSEQKGNRVDGSKPIWKYETGPGGTSRGKPAVGDMLRKSSDVKPGVSSKKFDDRPKGKHTSAVASKEDSWTLFKPPPVFPVDNSSAKIVPKISYASKVKENLNKTVQNSSVSPSSSSSSTSSTGETQTQSSNRLSQVPMSALKSVTSANFSNGPVLAGTDASVYSPGGQPLLTTAANTLTPISSGTDSVLQDMSLTSAAVEQIKSSLFIYPSNMQTVLLSTAQVDLPSQTDQQNLGDIFQNQWGLSFINEPSAGPETVIGKSSDHKVMEVTFQGEYPATLVSQGAEIIPLGTEHPVFPKAYELEKRTSPQVLGSILKSGTTSESGALSLEPSHIGDLQKADTSSQGALVFLSKDYEIENQNPLASPTNTLLGSAKEQRYQRGLERNDSWGSFDLRAAIVYHTKEMESVWNLQKQDPKRIITYNEAMDSPDQ, encoded by the exons ATGGAGGAGAAGCCCGGCCAGCCACAGTCTCAGCaccatcacagccaccaccaTCCGCACCATCACccccagcagcaacagcagcagcagccgcaccaccaccaccattattaTTTCTACAACCACAGCcacaaccaccatcaccaccaccatcaccagcagcCTCACCAGTACCTGCAGCATGGAGCCGAGGGCAGCCCCAAGGCCCAGCCAAAGCCGCTGAAACATGAGCAGAAACACGCCCTCCAGCAGCACCAGGAAACGCCGAAGAAGAAAACAG gcTATGGTGAACTAAATGGTAAtgctggagaaagagaaatatctttAAAGAACCTGGCTTCTGATGAAGCTACCAACCCTATTTCCAGGGTCCTCAATGGCAGCCAACAAGTTGTAGACACTAATCTGAAGCAGACTGTAAAGTCCAGCACCTTCGGGAAAGCAGGAATTAAAACCAGGAATTTCATTCAGAAAAACAGTATGGACAAAAAGAATGGGAAGTCTTATGAAAATAAATCCGGAGAGAACCAATCTGTAGACAAGACTGATACCGTAGCGATTCCAAATGGTGTTGTAACAAATAATTCTGGCTATATTACCAATGGTTATATGGGCAAAGGAGCAGATAATGATGGTAGTGGATCTGAGAGCGGATATACCACtcctaaaaaaaggaaagctaGGCGCAATAGTGCCAAGGGTTGTGAAAACCTTAATTTAGTGCAGGACAAAATAATGCAACAAGAGACCAATGTCCCAACCTTAAAACAGGGACTTGAAACTTTCAAGCCTGACTACAGTGAACAAAAGGGAAATCGAGTAGATGGTTCAAAGCCCATTTGGAAGTATGAAACTGGGCCTGGAGGAACAAGTCGAGGAAAACCTGCTGTGGGTGATATGCTGCGGAAAAGCTCTGATGTTAAGCCTGGTGTGAGCAGCAAAAAGTTTGATGATAGGCCCAAAGGAAAGCATACTTCTGCTGTTGCCTCCAAAGAGGACTCGTGGACCCTATTTAAACCACCCCCCGTTTTTCCAGTGGACAATAGCAGTGCTAAAATAGTTCCTAAAATAAGTTATGCAAGCAAAGTTAAGGAAAACCTCAACAAAACTGTACAGAACTCTTCCGTGTcaccatcttcatcttcatcctcTACGTCATCTACTGGGGAAACTCAGACCCAATCTTCAAATCGATTATCCCAGGTCCCTATGTCAGCGCTGAAATCTGTTACTTCGGCCAACTTTTCTAATGGGCCAGTTTTAGCAGGGACTGATGCAAGTGTGTATTCTCCTGGGGGTCAGCCACTGCTAACTACTGCTGCTAATACTCTAACACCCATCTCTTCTGGGACTGATTCAGTTCTCCAAGACATGAGTCTGACTTCAGCAGCTGTTGAACAAATTAAGTCCAGCCTTTTTATCTACCCTTCAAATATGCAAACTGTGCTGTTGAGCACAGCACAAGTGGATCTACCCTCTCAGACAGATCAGCAAAACCTGGGGGATATCTTCCAGAATCAGTGGGGTTTATCATTTATCAATGAGCCCAGTGCTGGCCCTGAGACTGTTATTGGGAAATCATCAGATCATAAAGTGATGGAGGTGACATTTCAAGGGGAATATCCTGCCACTTTGGTTTCACAGGGTGCTGAAATAATCCCCTTAGGAACTGAGCATCCTGTGTTTCCCAAGGCTTATGAGCTGGAAAAACGGACTAGTCCTCAAGTTCTGGGTAGCATTCTAAAATCTGGGACTACTAGTGAGAGTGGAGCCTTATCCTTGGAACCCAGTCATATAGGTGACCTGCAAAAAGCAGACACCAGTAGTCAAGGTGCTTTAGTGTTTCTCTCAAAGGACTATGAGATAGAAAATCAAAATCCTCTGGCGTCTCCTACGAACACTTTGTTAGGCTCCGCCAAAGAACAGAGATACCAGAGAGGCCTAGAAAGGAATGATAGCTGGGGTTCTTTTGACCTGAGGGCTGCTATTGTATATCACACTAAAG aaatggaatCTGTTTGGAATTTGCAGAAGCAAG ATCCCAAAAGGATAATCACTTACAATGAAGCCATGGATAGTCCAGATCAATGA